A genome region from Leptospiraceae bacterium includes the following:
- a CDS encoding DUF4011 domain-containing protein has product MNSAQVLMEQACEQWIQDLTDLSRRNNLLYYKDLKVGTLNLNNYVPEFLEDLLRGNKISINDLLSLKDNDSEVYRKIKLIHKRSKQNLEERGIDTLLIAYGFVTWKPESDNQPINAPLVLIPINIEIKNKIFISHSGDIIINPVILAYLEKSYNIRLNPEDILIDDMVENHLLDFKLITENFKKIIGKKLSEIKIDKQLILSNFSFQKMSMVEDIKFQRDNPERNNELIMAMAGNELAIRKLKEKIVDIDVKKFDDISPDEDFIIFDCDSSQQSVIQAVLRGENCTIQGPPGTGKSQTIANLISSLVANGKKVLFVAEKRAALEVVKKRLEEKNLGHLLLDLHGSGISRKVVMEEFKESLDLIRNSRNVDVGDTHKQFMRKRKELNYHVEQFHKKRLPANKSVYELHAKLLNFSSEEKSQTRLTGKDLLNLTPDIFDSLRNRIEELQKPSFAELFLNSNSSPWQSTTISSIEEAEILSSTVHKTYKQLLFLEQEFLQLEGYGLTEYKTFKEIEVMIQLMEKVNMLYEVYTGNPELFKLDLQGFLQIRSVFTEEHELNQALDYINLIFHTNNNAPGLVKEKIELLSNIGRSLDKYSEKIYTENLQRFIEILDTANAKRWYSNLFDSDLKNTMETLGKLRINADISREDLLKEVKKISDQVTEWKKYFPGTEIPDKKLITRLRANDFFSKTATPAFWKIFESIRSSRNPTPQSNSEFFFELEKISEIMKEWKSQHRSTIYPEQIRDWQKIKISFSELLSDLKDIKSKINQNQIERLPMGEIIGIFKDLNNDLSASSVGSIKEIEREFNERNANVFLLEFKKSKSSPELWVKQFEYSWNMSCLEEAYRQDTRLKSFHGKTHSEIVKEYQELDKKRLDLTKERLAYRHARWIIQQIGRHGDEENLIRAETNKKAARLSLRRLLQETPNLLTSLRPCWMASPLSISQLVDPKQQYFDVVIFDEASQIIPADAIPALMRSKQVVVAGDTRQLPPTDFFKSGQEEDETDDVSYTKGFESLLNRTASFLNERQLLWHYRSRFEELIAFSNENIYSNKLITFPSSKQIHPISHVLVPFELSQTEEESDKKEVNKVIELVIEHAINNPTESLGVITMGISHAQKIESALEEVLKNKPELDFFFNDENPDHFFIKNIEQVQGDERDTIILSIGYTKEANGNLSHNFGPLTHQGGERRLNVAITRARYRMILVSSFEDRDIDLDRSNAEGVKLLKSYLNYAKKRTNLVDDLKKISLPPLEQNIFETLTSIGIPLIANFGFSDYKIDMVAKHPTNDKYVLAIECDGESYASTPTAKERDRLREQQLSALGWKFHRIWLLDWINNKELEIERIKRAYEEMIS; this is encoded by the coding sequence ATGAATAGCGCACAAGTTTTAATGGAACAAGCCTGTGAACAATGGATACAGGATTTAACAGACTTATCTCGTCGAAATAATCTATTGTATTATAAAGATCTAAAGGTAGGCACACTTAATTTAAATAATTACGTTCCAGAATTTTTAGAAGACTTATTACGTGGAAATAAAATTTCAATAAACGATCTTCTTTCTCTCAAAGATAATGATTCAGAAGTATACCGCAAAATCAAGTTAATCCACAAAAGATCGAAACAAAACTTGGAAGAAAGAGGTATTGATACATTATTAATCGCTTACGGGTTTGTTACATGGAAACCAGAATCTGATAATCAACCAATCAATGCACCGTTAGTGCTAATACCTATTAATATTGAAATTAAGAATAAAATTTTTATATCCCATTCGGGAGATATTATTATTAACCCCGTAATTCTAGCTTACTTAGAAAAAAGCTACAATATAAGACTCAATCCAGAAGACATACTAATTGATGATATGGTAGAAAATCATCTATTGGATTTTAAATTAATAACTGAAAATTTTAAAAAAATTATTGGGAAAAAACTTTCTGAAATCAAAATCGATAAACAGTTAATACTAAGTAACTTTTCATTTCAGAAAATGTCCATGGTTGAAGATATTAAATTTCAAAGAGATAATCCAGAACGTAATAATGAACTGATTATGGCGATGGCAGGCAACGAACTTGCAATACGAAAGTTAAAAGAAAAAATTGTAGACATCGACGTAAAGAAGTTCGATGATATTTCACCTGATGAAGACTTTATTATATTTGATTGTGACTCAAGTCAACAAAGTGTAATCCAAGCAGTCCTAAGAGGAGAAAATTGTACAATTCAAGGTCCTCCAGGTACGGGCAAAAGTCAAACAATCGCCAACTTAATTTCCTCACTTGTGGCTAATGGCAAAAAAGTATTGTTTGTAGCTGAAAAAAGGGCGGCTCTAGAAGTTGTAAAAAAAAGATTAGAAGAGAAGAACCTAGGTCATTTACTACTCGATTTACATGGTTCTGGAATTTCCAGAAAAGTCGTAATGGAAGAATTTAAAGAGAGCCTTGATCTGATTCGAAATTCTCGCAACGTTGATGTTGGTGATACTCATAAACAGTTTATGAGAAAACGAAAAGAATTAAATTATCACGTAGAACAATTTCATAAAAAAAGACTACCCGCAAATAAAAGTGTATATGAATTACATGCAAAACTTTTGAATTTTTCTTCAGAAGAAAAAAGTCAAACTAGACTTACAGGCAAAGACTTATTAAACTTAACGCCTGACATATTTGATTCACTTAGAAACAGAATAGAAGAATTACAAAAACCTAGTTTTGCTGAACTATTTTTAAATTCCAATTCATCACCTTGGCAATCAACTACTATTTCATCTATTGAAGAAGCAGAAATTCTTTCCAGTACAGTTCATAAAACTTACAAACAATTGTTATTTTTAGAACAGGAATTTTTGCAATTAGAAGGTTACGGATTAACTGAATATAAAACTTTTAAAGAAATAGAAGTAATGATTCAGCTAATGGAAAAAGTAAATATGTTATATGAGGTATATACCGGTAATCCGGAATTATTTAAACTTGATTTACAAGGATTTTTGCAAATACGTTCCGTTTTCACTGAAGAACATGAATTAAATCAAGCTCTTGACTACATCAATCTTATTTTTCATACAAATAATAATGCCCCTGGATTGGTAAAAGAAAAAATAGAACTTTTGTCTAACATAGGCAGATCATTAGATAAATACTCCGAAAAAATTTATACAGAAAATTTACAAAGATTCATTGAAATCCTAGACACTGCAAATGCAAAAAGATGGTATTCTAATTTATTTGATAGTGACTTAAAAAATACAATGGAGACGTTAGGTAAACTCCGAATAAATGCAGATATATCTCGAGAAGATTTATTAAAAGAAGTGAAAAAAATTTCTGACCAAGTAACAGAATGGAAAAAATACTTTCCAGGAACAGAAATTCCAGATAAAAAACTAATTACCAGATTACGCGCAAATGATTTTTTTTCAAAAACTGCGACCCCTGCTTTTTGGAAAATATTTGAATCTATACGAAGTTCTAGAAATCCAACCCCACAATCAAATTCTGAATTCTTTTTCGAATTAGAAAAAATTAGTGAAATTATGAAGGAATGGAAATCACAACATCGTTCTACAATTTATCCTGAACAAATCAGAGATTGGCAAAAAATAAAAATTTCTTTCTCTGAATTACTAAGTGATCTAAAAGATATAAAATCGAAAATCAATCAAAACCAAATTGAAAGACTTCCTATGGGAGAAATCATTGGAATATTTAAAGACTTAAACAATGATTTAAGCGCGTCCTCTGTCGGAAGTATAAAAGAAATTGAGAGAGAGTTTAACGAGCGTAATGCGAATGTTTTTCTGTTAGAATTTAAAAAAAGTAAATCTTCACCTGAATTATGGGTAAAACAATTTGAATATTCATGGAACATGTCTTGTTTGGAGGAAGCCTATAGACAAGACACTAGGCTAAAAAGTTTTCACGGAAAAACTCATTCAGAAATTGTAAAAGAGTACCAAGAACTAGATAAAAAAAGATTAGATCTAACGAAAGAACGACTAGCCTACCGTCATGCGCGATGGATTATTCAACAAATTGGAAGACACGGGGACGAAGAAAATTTAATTCGAGCCGAAACAAATAAAAAAGCAGCCAGACTTTCTCTGAGAAGATTATTGCAAGAGACACCCAATCTGCTAACGAGTCTTCGTCCTTGTTGGATGGCAAGCCCATTATCTATCAGCCAGTTAGTTGACCCAAAACAACAATACTTCGATGTTGTTATTTTTGATGAAGCAAGTCAAATAATTCCGGCAGATGCAATCCCTGCCTTAATGAGAAGTAAACAAGTTGTAGTAGCTGGGGATACACGTCAATTACCTCCAACTGATTTTTTTAAATCCGGACAGGAAGAAGATGAAACCGACGATGTTTCCTATACAAAAGGTTTTGAAAGTTTACTAAACAGAACTGCAAGTTTTTTAAATGAAAGACAGTTGTTATGGCATTATCGCAGTCGCTTTGAAGAACTAATCGCATTTTCCAATGAAAATATTTATTCTAACAAACTCATTACATTTCCGAGTTCTAAACAAATTCACCCAATTTCTCATGTATTAGTTCCATTTGAATTAAGCCAAACGGAAGAAGAAAGTGACAAAAAAGAAGTTAATAAAGTAATTGAACTAGTAATTGAACACGCAATCAATAACCCAACAGAGTCGTTAGGCGTAATTACAATGGGCATTTCCCATGCACAAAAAATTGAATCTGCATTGGAAGAAGTCTTAAAGAATAAACCAGAATTAGATTTTTTCTTCAATGATGAAAACCCTGACCATTTTTTCATTAAAAATATTGAGCAAGTTCAAGGGGATGAAAGGGATACAATTATTCTATCAATTGGATACACCAAAGAGGCTAACGGAAATTTGTCTCATAATTTCGGGCCATTAACACATCAGGGAGGTGAACGCAGATTAAACGTTGCCATTACCCGAGCTAGATATCGTATGATATTGGTATCTTCTTTTGAAGATCGCGATATAGACTTAGATAGATCGAATGCAGAAGGTGTAAAACTTCTTAAATCGTATTTAAACTATGCCAAAAAAAGAACAAATTTAGTAGATGATTTGAAGAAAATTTCTCTACCACCTCTTGAACAAAATATTTTTGAAACACTTACAAGTATTGGAATACCTCTTATCGCAAACTTTGGATTTTCAGACTACAAAATTGATATGGTCGCCAAACACCCTACTAACGACAAATATGTATTAGCCATAGAATGTGACGGAGAATCTTATGCTTCCACACCAACTGCAAAAGAGCGAGATCGTTTGAGAGAACAACAATTATCCGCCCTTGGATGGAAATTTCATAGAATTTGGTTACTCGATTGGATCAACAATAAAGAATTGGAAATCGAACGAATAAAACGAGCATATGAAGAAATGATTTCGTAA
- a CDS encoding serine protease, producing the protein MKLIFRKALFILICSYTSLSAIETIEDKFKNTVVQVKITTQHPNFLFPWQPKKPQTYGAVGAVIENKRILVFSSLIDYNTSIEIKKFSSYTSIPAKVLKIDYESNLSVLEVDDKDFFNDLVPIQFETKIDPNKPVSILQLDNSGTIQNSKGRLTGLDMENYPMGYTELPFIHLNSNEKLEGNGELILDKDKAVGMLYRFVSSKNSGKVIPSFIINSFIKQNFEKTKDTIFPYKGFKFRPISDLATKEYFGMDKKLDGVLVAEVIPYSTATSELQLNDIILEYGGFKIDSQGYFKHPVYGKQYISFLAHCGEEFGFKIGRKISAKILRNKKEETISMRLKSFPYKSVKIPYMNNEGKEPEYLIKGGFIFTELSEFLMKELGANWRTRIDKKLLYLNDYYRMNKKGDTGRYVLIVQVLPDDSNNGYHSLSFDIVKSINGLPVNSIRQLDKALESNIDIKESVNGRFVSLQTENGVEIVLDKNNLKEIDERIQGKFGIERLRNY; encoded by the coding sequence ATGAAATTAATATTCAGAAAGGCTTTATTTATTTTAATCTGCAGTTATACTTCATTATCTGCTATTGAAACAATTGAAGATAAATTCAAAAATACAGTTGTACAAGTAAAAATTACGACACAACATCCAAATTTTTTATTTCCTTGGCAACCTAAAAAACCACAAACCTACGGTGCGGTTGGAGCAGTCATAGAAAATAAAAGAATTTTAGTATTTAGTTCATTGATTGATTATAATACATCTATTGAAATAAAAAAATTCTCCTCTTATACTTCTATTCCCGCTAAGGTTTTGAAAATTGATTATGAATCTAATCTAAGTGTATTAGAAGTTGATGATAAAGATTTTTTTAATGACTTAGTGCCAATTCAATTTGAAACTAAAATTGATCCAAATAAACCAGTTTCCATTTTACAGTTAGACAATTCTGGTACAATTCAAAATTCAAAAGGTCGCTTAACCGGTTTGGATATGGAAAATTACCCGATGGGTTACACTGAATTACCCTTCATTCATTTGAATTCGAATGAAAAATTAGAAGGAAATGGTGAACTTATTCTAGACAAGGATAAAGCAGTTGGGATGTTATATCGATTTGTCTCTTCTAAAAATTCTGGCAAAGTAATTCCGAGTTTCATCATTAATAGTTTCATAAAACAAAACTTCGAAAAAACCAAAGATACTATTTTCCCATACAAAGGTTTTAAGTTTAGACCTATTTCGGATTTAGCTACAAAAGAATACTTTGGTATGGATAAAAAATTGGACGGAGTATTAGTTGCCGAAGTTATCCCCTATTCTACCGCCACTAGTGAATTGCAGTTAAACGATATTATCCTTGAATACGGTGGATTTAAAATTGATTCACAAGGATACTTTAAACATCCGGTTTACGGGAAACAGTATATTTCCTTTTTAGCACATTGTGGCGAAGAGTTTGGATTCAAAATTGGACGAAAAATATCAGCAAAAATTTTACGAAATAAAAAAGAAGAAACAATCTCAATGAGGTTAAAATCTTTTCCTTATAAATCAGTAAAAATCCCATATATGAACAATGAAGGCAAAGAACCTGAGTATCTAATTAAAGGTGGATTTATTTTTACTGAACTCTCTGAATTTTTAATGAAAGAATTAGGAGCAAATTGGAGAACTAGAATTGATAAAAAATTACTTTATTTAAATGACTACTACCGAATGAACAAAAAGGGAGATACTGGACGTTATGTCCTCATTGTACAAGTGCTTCCAGATGATTCAAATAATGGTTATCATTCTCTGAGTTTCGACATTGTAAAATCGATTAACGGCCTACCTGTAAATTCGATAAGGCAATTAGACAAAGCCTTGGAGTCAAACATAGACATAAAAGAGTCTGTGAATGGAAGATTCGTAAGCCTACAAACGGAAAACGGAGTAGAAATCGTTCTTGATAAAAACAATTTAAAAGAAATTGATGAAAGAATCCAAGGAAAATTTGGAATAGAAAGACTGAGAAACTATTAA
- a CDS encoding trypsin-like peptidase domain-containing protein — translation MKYILTYLFLFLSSSLFSQQITDFDMIRKGVVQIRTYSQGLDAFSPWLTTNVRASGGTGFIIDKDKIMTNAHVISNAKYIQVQRHNQTVWYEVDILFVAHDCDLAILKAKDPSFYDDATSFEFGAIPDLNSSITVVGYPIGGDKISVSRGIVSRKEQSTYAHSEVDSHLVIQVDAAINPGNSGGPAIQDNKVVGVAFQVASRGENIGYLIPTTVIRYFLKDIEDGKYDGYVELGIRTLNSFNNTLREYKKIPKDLNGVFVTKVLKGGSADGFLKKDDLLLEIDGLPIGRNGTIVLDKDARIDFVEIVDNKHSGDIISFRVFRDKQLITVNFPAKRMDEFTYMRHKYDEPFDYFTIGGLVFQSISRDLLQEWSKNNETQGGSQFLYRFFYFIDDDLCRDVESDIVLYRKLAHPINTNSDYFLNMVIESVNDVKIQNLKQFKELVMKKDFKFLKLKFRDIDVPLILKKEDIEKADKEIQSIYKVGNK, via the coding sequence ATGAAATATATTCTGACTTACCTCTTTTTATTCCTTTCGTCCTCTTTATTCAGTCAACAAATTACTGACTTTGATATGATTCGAAAAGGTGTTGTTCAAATTAGAACTTACTCACAAGGTCTTGATGCATTTTCACCTTGGCTAACTACAAATGTTCGAGCGAGTGGAGGAACTGGTTTCATCATTGACAAAGATAAAATCATGACAAATGCCCATGTAATTTCGAATGCAAAGTACATTCAAGTTCAAAGACACAATCAGACAGTCTGGTATGAAGTCGATATATTATTTGTAGCACACGATTGTGATCTCGCAATTCTCAAAGCAAAAGATCCATCCTTCTATGACGACGCAACTTCTTTTGAGTTTGGCGCAATCCCTGATTTAAATTCCTCTATTACAGTAGTTGGATATCCAATCGGCGGAGACAAAATCTCTGTTAGCCGCGGAATCGTTTCAAGAAAAGAACAATCGACATACGCACACTCAGAGGTAGATAGCCATTTAGTGATTCAAGTCGATGCTGCAATTAATCCAGGTAATTCAGGTGGACCAGCCATTCAGGACAATAAAGTAGTTGGAGTTGCATTTCAGGTTGCAAGTCGTGGGGAAAACATTGGTTACCTCATACCTACCACCGTTATCCGTTATTTTTTAAAGGACATTGAAGATGGAAAATATGATGGATATGTCGAACTTGGCATTCGTACTCTAAATTCTTTTAACAACACTTTAAGGGAGTATAAAAAAATTCCAAAAGACTTAAACGGAGTTTTTGTTACGAAAGTATTAAAGGGTGGAAGTGCTGATGGATTTTTAAAAAAAGACGATTTACTCCTAGAAATAGATGGTTTACCGATTGGAAGAAATGGAACTATCGTATTAGACAAAGATGCCCGAATTGATTTTGTCGAAATTGTAGACAATAAACATTCCGGAGATATTATTTCATTTAGAGTTTTTAGAGACAAGCAGCTAATCACTGTAAACTTTCCAGCAAAACGTATGGATGAGTTTACTTACATGCGTCATAAATATGATGAACCTTTTGATTACTTTACAATAGGTGGCCTAGTATTCCAATCTATCTCTAGAGATTTATTACAGGAATGGAGTAAAAACAACGAAACCCAGGGAGGCAGTCAATTCCTCTACCGTTTCTTTTATTTTATCGACGATGATTTGTGTAGAGATGTTGAGTCGGATATAGTATTATATAGAAAATTGGCACATCCAATCAATACGAATTCTGATTATTTTTTAAATATGGTGATTGAATCAGTCAATGATGTAAAAATTCAAAACCTAAAACAATTTAAGGAATTGGTAATGAAAAAAGATTTTAAATTCCTTAAACTTAAATTCCGAGATATTGATGTACCTTTGATTTTAAAGAAAGAAGATATTGAAAAAGCGGACAAAGAAATCCAATCCATTTACAAAGTAGGAAATAAATGA